In the genome of Bubalus kerabau isolate K-KA32 ecotype Philippines breed swamp buffalo chromosome 8, PCC_UOA_SB_1v2, whole genome shotgun sequence, one region contains:
- the LOC129659149 gene encoding AKT-interacting protein-like — MNPFWSMSTSSVRKRSDGEEKTLTGEVKTSPPRTAPKKQLPSIPKNALPITKPTSPAPATRSTNGTHASYGPFYLEYSLLAEFTLVVKQKLPGVYVQPSYRSALMWFRVIFIRHGLYQDGVFKFTVYIPDNYPDGDCPRLVFDVPVFHPLVDPASGELDVKRAFAKWRRNHNHIWQVLMYARRVFCKIHTASPVNPEAAVLYEKDIQLFKSKVVDSVKVCTARLFDQPKIEDPYAISFSPWNPSVHDEAREKMLTQKKKPEEQHNKSVHVAGLSWVKPGSVQPFSKEEKTVAT; from the coding sequence ATGAACCCTTTCTGGAGCATGTCTACAAGCTCTGTACGCAAACGGTCTGATGGTGAAGAGAAGACATTAACAGGGGAGGTGAAAACCAGTCCTCCACGCACTGCTCCAAAGAAACAGCTGCCTTCTATTCCCAAAAATGCTTTGCCCATAACTAAGCCTACATCTCCTGCCCCAGCAACACGGTCAACAAATGGCACGCATGCTTCCTACGGACCTTTCTACCTGGAGTACTCCCTTCTTGCAGAGTTTACCTTGGTTGTGAAGCAGAAGTTACCAGGTGTCTATGTGCAGCCATCTTATCGATCTGCATTAATGTGGTTTAGAGTAATATTCATACGGCATGGACTTTATCAAGATGGCGTATTTAAGTTTACAGTTTATATCCCTGATAACTACCCAGATGGTGACTGTCCACGTCTGGTGTTCGATGTTCCCGTCTTTCACCCACTAGTGGATCCTGCCTCAGGTGAACTGGATGTGAAGAGAGCGTTTGCAAAATGGAGGCGGAACCATAACCACATTTGGCAAGTACTGATGTACGCAAGGCGAGTCTTCTGCAAGATCCATACGGCAAGCCCCGTGAACCCAGAGGCTGCAGTACTGTACGAGAAAGatattcagctttttaaaagtaaagtggTCGACAGTGTTAAGGTGTGCACTGCTCGCTTGTttgatcaacctaaaatagaagaCCCCTATGCAATTAGCTTTTCTCCATGGAATCCTTCTGTCCATGATGAAGCCAGAGAGAAGATGCTGACTCAGAAAAAGAAGCCTGAAGAACAGCACAATAAAAGTGTTCATGTTGCTGGCCTGTCATGGGTAAAGCCTGGCTCAGTACAACCTTTCAGTAAGGAAGAGAAAACAGTAGCGACTTAA